The segment GTCTGCCACAGCCGCACAGAGTTGTCGTCGGCGCCGGCACTCGCGAGAAGCTCACCGTCCGGGCTGAACACGACCGAACGCGCCTTGCCGGAATGCCCCGTCAGAGTGCGCACCGCATTCCCGGTGGCGGCATCCCACAGCCGAACCGTGCCGTCGTCCCCGGCCGTTGCCACCAGCTCCCCGTCCGGGCTGAAGCCGACCGAACGCACCGGCCCGGTGTGCCCGGCCAGCGCCGGCCCGGAGCGCCGTCCGGTGGCGGAATCCCACAGCGCTACTTCCCGCTCGCCGGCGACAGCCAGCAGCTTGCCGTCCGGACTGAACCCGACGGAATAGATGGCCCCGGTGTCAGCGGCGAAGGCCGGCCCGGTCCGGCGGCCGGTAGCCATGTCCCACAGCTTCACCTTCCCGTGGCCGACGGTGGCGAACACTTCCCCGTCCGGACGCACAGCGATGATCCCGGCCATGCCAGGCATGACACTGCGGGACCCGGCGCCGACGCCCACGCGGGCGGCGTCCGCATGCGGGGCGAGCGCGGGTCCCGGGTCGGCGTACGCGGCGGTGGCATATGTGGCGGAGGCGAGCAGCCCGATCACGGCCACAGCGACACCCCGGCCGACGCGTCGCCGGAGGCCGCCGTTCTCAAGATCTCTCTCGATGGTCACCCCCGCACCGTAACGATCATGTTTAGGGGTGCTCAGCCGCTTTCGCCCCGGTTCATCCGCCCGGGTTCCGCGGTGCCTCCGCAACACCCGGCAGCCCGCCCGGCCAGAATCGAGAGCCGCCACGGAAAGCAACAAGGCCGCCAGCCGCGTTTCCGCGCCTGACGGCCTAATCATGTTTGTGCGCCCGAAGGGACTCGAACCCCTAACCTTCTGATCCGTAGTCAGATGACTAGTGGTCGCGAGTGCACTCTGTCACCCCTCGGACTCAAGACCGTACCGAAGGCAATCTGCCAGGTCAGAGCGCCTTTGCGTTTCCGCTGGTCGAGGCCGAGTGCATGATTCGAGCTTCTCGACGATCGATAGCCTCCGCTCGAACGTGCTGATTTGGTCACGCCCGTTCCGGAACAGTCGCCGGCGTCCGATCACCATCGGATCACCACGCAACACCGTTACCCTTCCGCCGGGCGTTCCGGTCATTGAGAGCACATCATCGGGTGTATTCGATGTCGGTGAGCAGGTCGGGTGCACGGCGTCTGTCGCTCGCGGCCGCCGCGGCGGCCAGGGCCGCGTCGGCCGATGCCGGGGTGGCGTTTGGTGGCACGACGAAAAGGTCGAAGCGGTCGTTCCCGAAATCGGTCATGACGGTGACCAGACCGGCCGGCTGAGAGAGGTACCAACCGATCCGCACCGACTCGCCGCCCACGGCGACTCGTGGCGAGTGGGGCAGGTCCCACTCGGCGGAGCTCATCAGCACATGCGTGATCCTGCCGCGCAGGCCCGTCAAGGCGTCCACCAGCCGGGGAAGTTCGGCCGTCACGTCCGTTGACCGGGGCCACCAGGCGCCGTCGAGGACGGTCACCCGGGAAGGATGCGGGTCCATCAGCAGACGTACGGCGTCATTCCGCGTTTGCGGTGGGGTGGACAGGGTGGTCGGTGCCATGGCGGCTACCTCTCGATGGACGACCTCCGCACCGCCGAGGGCGGGCGCTGATTTGCGCTCGTCGGAGATCGTGGAGAGGTCGTTGACCACCACTGTACGCCGGGTACCGGCAAAGACGCGTACAGTAGGCGCGGCGGTCGTCTTCGCCCGCCGGAAGCCGGCCGGCCCAGCCGCACAAGATCTCTTCGGTGATCACCGAGAGTCTTCGAGGTCGTGCGCCGTCGGCGCCGCGCTCGATACCGCCGTTCCCACGGGTGAGCGCCACCTTGAAGCCTCATCCCCACGAATCGAACGACAAGGACCTGCATGACACCGACCTACCACCGGGCCACGTTGTTCGTAGCGCCGGCCTCCAGCCAGGACGCTCAGCGGAACAGCCGGGCTCTTCCGGCGGCCGACCACCGAGCTGAGGCGATGCACAAGCTCCGCCACCCGTTCGCAGTCCGTGCCGAACCGGCCACCGGTTCCGTCCACTGACGGTTCAGTCGCCGGACACACTGAATGCCATGACGGCTACATCGTCATCGACATCCGCCATGTCGGCGAGCAGGCCGGTGAGGGCCCGAACGGCGGCGGCGGCCTCGGTAGGGCCCTGGCGCTGGACGAAATCGCGCAGCGCGTCGTCGCCGAAGCGCTCCCCGTGCGGAGCGGTGCGCGCCTCGGTGAGCCCATCGCTGTAGAGGATCAACGTGTCACCGGGTTCCAGCCGGATCGTGCGGGTCGCCACCCGCGGTTCGGACAGGATGCCGATCAGGGCACCGCCGTCGGTGCTCTGATAGTCGGTGGCACCGTTCGCCCGAACCAGCAGGGCGGGCGGATGCCCACCGGCGGCGATCGAGGCGGTGTATCCCGGGCCGTCTCGTTCGAGCACGCCGAAGATGACGGTGCAATGCCGGTGTTCCTGGCTCCGATAGTCCTGGTAGAGCACGGCGTTGAGGTTCGCCAGTACCGCGGCGGGCTCCGGGTCGTAGACAGCCGCGGCTCGCAGCGTGTAGCGGGCGGCGGCGGTCACCGCCGCGGCGCCGATCCCCTTGCCGCGTACGTCGCCGAGGAAGAAACCCCACCGGTCACCGCCCAGCGGGAACAGATCGTAGAAGTCGCCACCCACCTCATCGGGCGAAGCCATGTGATAGAGGGCGGAGGTCGCCATGCCCGGCGGCACCGCCAGCGTGGCCGGCAACAGGCTGCGCTGCAATCCGGCCACGAGCAGGCGCAGCCGTTCGCGATCGTGATCGGCGCTCTGTCGCGCCCGGAGTAGTTCCTGCTCGTAAGCGCGCCGCTCGCGGGCGTCGAAGACGGTGATCCGGATCAGCACGGGCTCGCCGGTACCGCCGGTCTTGACGGCGGAGGTCACCAGGACCGGCAGTCTCGTCCCGTCGGCGGTGAGCACCTCCAGCGCGATGCCGCTGGCCTTTCCCTGCATCCGCAGCAGCGGCGCGACGTGCGTCTCGTAATAGAGGCGACTGCCGGATGCCAGGAGATCGGCGAAACGCCGCCTGCCGACCAGGTCGTCGCGAGAGTGACCGAGCCAGGCCAGCAGAGTGGCGTTGATCTTGGCGATCGTCCCGTCCAGCAGGGTGGAGAGAAAGCCGCACGGCGCGTTGTCGTAAAGGTCATCGATGTCGTCCTCCAGCAGCGCCGGAAAGATGGCCTCCTGCGTCGGGCGGTGCAGTATCGCCGGCAGGTCGTCGGAGGGCCGACGAGCCGGCTCGCTCATGGCCTTACGATGCGAGCAGTGCCAGGGGGGTATCGCTTCACCACGTGATCCTCGCACTGACCGGGCCTGCGAGCGAACTGCGTTCAGCTGACGGCGTCTCGGATCACCGGCGGGTCGGCCGACTGATTCTGGCGGTCCAGTGGACAGTGCGATCACTGCCCGCGACCCGACCGTCATGGTGCACAGTGAATCCATGTCCGAGGACCACCTCACCACCGAGATGACGGCATCGTTGGAGCGGCTCCGCCGGGTCAGCAATGATCGCCAAGCCGACCGGCATGACCGACAGCCCACCGCGAGCGCATCCGACGCCGCGAACCGGCGGGAGGAGGCCGCGGACCGGCGTCACGACGCCCTCGACCAGCGGGCCGAAGCCGCCGACCGCCGTGACGAGACACAAGCACAGCGGGAAGCCGTGCTCGACGACCGGCAGGCAGCACTCGATCACCGAGCTCACCTGCTGGACAGACGAGAGGGCGAAAATTGACAGACGAAGAGCGCCCCGCGTACGGCAGGTGGCGGAGTCCGTTCACGTCGGAGACGATCCGGGGCCCGCACATCCCGATGTGCGGGCCCCGCGAGTCATGTCGGTCCGCCGGTCAAGCCGACTCGAGCCGAACCAGTTCGGCACGGGCGAATCGCACACGGTCGGTCTCGGCGCCCGCCGAAGCCGCGATCTGATCGGCGAGATCGTGCGCCGCTTCGAGCCGGTGTCGCCGTACCCGGCTTTCGGCTCGGCTGTTCGCCGCCTTGCGGTACGCCCGTCGCTGCTTCCACCCGCCGGACAGGGCGTCGAGTTCTTCGGTGGTGATCACACCTTGTTCGGCCTCGGGCGCCATCACGGCACGCATCGCCGCGCGTTCCGGGCGGACGGTGTAATGGAACAACCCGATCACCACGGCCAGGCTGATGAGAATCTCCCCGATCAACAGCGGCAGCAGCAGCGCGCCGTTGCCGCCGCTGATACCCGCGTTGGCGTCCCACACCCCGTGCAGCAGCATCGCCACCACGATCAGCATGGTGCCGAATCCGGCGCGTCGGCGCTGCGCCACCGTGCCGAGAAGGTAGACGATGCCGGCGCCGACCAGCGCCGAGTAGAGGATGTGCGAGGAGAAGCCGGTCAACAGCCGCATTCCCACGGTGCTCAGGCTCGTGCCCAGTTGGTCGCTGCCGAACTGCTCGTTCGCCGAGTTGTAACCGTAGGAGATGTCCTCGAGGATCTCGAAGCCCAAGCCGACGAACGCGCCCAGGATGAACCCGTCATAGGCGGTCCGGACCACGCGGGGCGCCAGGAACACCAGCAGCAACACGCCGGCGCCCTTGCCCAGCTCCTCGAAGAGCGGCGCGGTCAGACCCGCGCCCCAGGCCACCTGGAAAGCCTGACCGAACAACTTCTGGTAGATGCTGAGCAGCGCACTGTTGCCCGACAACGCGATGCCCCAGGCCGCGGCCACTCCACCCCACACGAACGCCGCGATCACCAGCCGCAGCGGCTGACGGGAGTAACGGTCGATGCGGACCGTGAACCACCAGAACAGCATGCCGTAGACCGCGAAAATGATCGCGCTCGCCGTCAGAGCGGGCGCGTAGAGCCGAATCGCCGCATTGATCTGGCCGTACAACACCCATAGGCCATAGGCGACCCCGAACACATAGACCCAGAAACACGCGTTACGCGGCTGCCACAGGTAGACCAGGTTGCCCGAGCCGGTCCGCTCGATCGCAGCCTCCCGAGCCGTGATCGCAGGGTCCGGCTCGTCGACCGGAACAGGTTGCGAAACAGCGGTCACGAGCCACTCCCCTCGACCGGGCGTACCGACTGAAGCATGGCCGCGACCTGCGCGGACACAGCGCCGGGAGCGGCCTGCGGGCCGATCGCCTGGATCTCTACCCCGGTCTCACCGAAAACGAAGGCCGCCACCAGCCCGACCGCGTTGGTCCCGTCGAGATGCGCGGCGGCACCGTGCTGACCGGCTCCGTTGGTGATGGTCACCGGGTCGCTGGTGACGTGAAAGCCCGCGTCGCCCGGGATACGCAGCCCGTCGTCGGTCTTCCTGATCTGCTCCAGCAGCTGCACCGGTGTTCCCCGGAAGGTGTCCGTGGTCACCTGGAACACTATGCCGCTGTAGGTGACCGCCGCAGCGCGCGGATACCCGGCCACATCCGGTTGTCCCTGCCGCAGGCCGCTCACCAGATTCGCTCCGGTGACCGGCACGAACTGCACATCCGGACCGATCTGAACGACATCTCCGGCACGGATGGGGTCATCGACCGTCATCTGGTCATTGATCGCCGGCAGGATCCAGCCCGCAACAGCGAACAACATCGCGACCAACGCCGCCGGCAGCAGCGTCCGTCTGTCCAGGCCCAGCAGACGCCGCTCCACCGGCACCCAGTTGACCTGCCAGCGTTCCTCGCCGGCCGGGCTTGCCGCATACAGCCCCGACACCTCGTCCCCCTCACCCTCGCCACCGAAAGTGATCACGACGCTAACAGTCCGAGATGATCCACGCGGCCTGCTGGTTTTCCACTGAGTTAACTGTCACGCCATACGCGATGAAGCCCGACATCCGCGAACCTCGCAGCCCCGCAGTCCTGCGTAGCCGACCACAGGGCGACCTGCCGGACAACAATACCGGTCGAACTGGACACCCAGGCAACGAGCTACCAGCTCACGGTGCACCCGTCCGATGCCTCACCGCCCGGACACCGCTGATCGATTCACGCTCCAGGTGGCACATCCTGGTCCGACGATCCACGGTGATCAAACGTCGAGGTATCGAAGAACCGCCAGCACGCGCCGGTTGTCGTCGTCGGACGGCGGCATGCCGAGTTTGCTGAAGATGTTGTTGATGTATTTGCTGACCACCTTTTCGGTGATGAACAGTTGGGCTGCGATGGCCGCGTTCGAGCGTCCCTCGGCGATGTGTTTGAGGACGTCGTGCTCGCGTGGGGTCAGGCCTTTCAGTGGTTCCCGGCGGGCCAGGAGCTGGCTGACGACCTCCGGGTCGAGGGCTGTCCCGCCCGCGGCGACCTGCTGGACCGCCTGGACGAATTGTTCGACGTCGGAGATGCGGTCCTTGAGCAGGTAGCCGACGCCTCGGCCGCTGTCGGTGAGCAACTCGCGGGCGTAGAGCGGCTCGACATGCTGGGAGAGCACCAGGACCGGTAGTCCGGGAATCGCTATGCGGGCGGCGATGGCGGCCTTCAGGCCTTCGTCGGTGTAGGTCGGCGGCAGCCGTACATCGACGATGGCCACGTCCGGCCGGTGTTGCAGCAGGGTGGGAAGCAGCGCGGGCCCGTTGTCGACGGCCGCGACCACTTCGAAATCGAACGCCTCGAGCAGGCGGGTGAGCCCGTCTCGCAGCAGCGTCAGGTCTTCGGCGATGACAACGCGCACGGTACCTCCATGGTCATGACGGTCGGGCCGGCCGACGGCGAAGTGATCATCATCGTGCCGTCGAAAGTACCCAGCCGCCGTTCGATGCCGTGCAGACCTGTTCCGCGGGTCGCGTCGGCGCCGCCGACCCCGTCGTCACCGACCTCGACGAACAACCGTCCCTCAGCGTGCCGGAGGTGAACCCAGGCCGAGCCGGCCCGGCTGTGCCGGCCGATGTTGGCCAGCGCCTCGGCCACCGCGAAGTAGACCGCCGATTCGATCGGCGTCTCCAGCCTGCCCGGCAACTGCGAAGTCACCTCGACGGGTACCGGCAGGTGCAGCGCCAGCGCTTGGACGGCGCCTTCAAGCCCGCGTTCGGCGAGCACCGGCGGGTGGATGCCCCGGACGAGATGCCGCAGGTCCACCAGCGCGGCCGTGTTGGACGTGCGCGCCTCGGCCAGCAGTTTGAGCGCGGCGCCCGGGTCCCGGAGAACGAGGCGTTCGGCGAGCCCGATCGTCATGCCGACCGCCACCATCCGGGCCTGCGCGCCGTCGTGCAGGTCCCGCTCGATGCGCCGCAGCTCTGCGGCCTGCGCGCCGATGGCATCGGCTCGGGTCGTGGTCAGATGGGCGACCCTCAAGCGCAGCTCAGCCGCTTTGGTCGGGGCGAGGAAGAGCCGGGCGAACAATATGTCGGTGCGGCGCAGCAACGGGGCCGCGCCCAGGCTCACGACCACCAGAATCAGGCCCTGTGGAAACGCCAGCCAGGCCTCGGCGAGGGTCGCGGTCGGCCAGAACACGCCGTACCCGAACCACACGTCGCCCAGAAACAGCCACAGCGGAAGCAGAACGACGCCGACCAGGCCGTACGCCGGAATCGCCACCATGATCACACCGAGTGTCACCCCGACCACCGCGCCCGGCAGTAACCAGGCCGTGTCACGCCAGGTCGCCGGATCGGTGATGATCCACCTGACCCACCGGCGGCTGCCCAGCTCGGCTCGATCCGGCGAAGGCCAGTACGGGCGACGGATCGGCACCCCCGCCAGGGCACCGAGGCGTCGCTCGATGTCGGCCCGCCACCGAACGACGATGGTGGCGATATGCAGCAGGTCAGCGCCTAGCATCGGCACCGGGCTGAGCACGAGAGCGACCAACCACAAGGCGAGCACCGGCCCGTTGAGTAAGCCGAGACCGATCGCGAACACGCCGTGCCCGGTCGCGGACAGGCCGGCGCGACATCGATCCCGCAACGACATGTCACCATCCTCTCGCGTATCCACGGATGGTGCCGAGGCCACGGCAAGGGGTGTTAACACCCCAATCCGGTGGGGCGCTGATACTCCTGACCATTCGGTCTTGCGAGACGACACTGAGCAGATGACGGCAACCACACTCCGGCGTACCTCACCGGCCGGCAGCGATTTCGCGGAACTCAACCGCCGGGTCAACGCTCTCGGCCTGATGCGGCGTCAGCCCGCCTACTACATTCTGCGGTTCGCGCTGGTCGGTCTGCTGGCCGCCGGAGGCTGGGCCGCGTTCTTCGTCATCGGGTCCTCCTGGTGGACGCTGGCCGTCGCGGTGGTGCTCGCCGTCGCGTTCGCCCAGCTGGGTCTGGTCGCCCACGATCTCGCTCACCGGCAGGTTTTTCGCACCAAGGGCCCGAGCGCGATCGCCGGCCGCATCGCCGGCAACCTCGGTATCGGCATGAGTTACGGCTGGTGGATGGAGAAGCACACGCGCCACCACAACAACCCCAACCATGACGACCTCGACCCGGACGTGGCACCGGAGGTGCTGATTTGGGCCACCGAGTCAGCGGTCGGCCGCCGCGGGCTGGCCGCCTTCGTCACCCGTCACCAGGCCGGCCTGTTCTTTCCGCTGCTGACACTGCTCAGCCTCGATCTGAAGATCTCCAGCATCAAGGCGCTGCGAGCAGGCGCGGTCAAACGCCCGGTCCTGGAGTCGGGGCTGCTCGTGGTCCACGCGGTCTGCTATCTCGGCGCGCTGTTCCTGGTGCTGTCGCCGTTGCAGGCGCTGGTCTTCCTGGTGGTGCATCAGGGTCTGTTCGGCGTTTACCTGGGCATGACTTTCGCACCGAATCACAAGGGGATGCCGCATCCCACCGGTGACGAGGACTTCCTGCGCAAACAGGTGCTGACCTCCCGCAACGTCCGCGGCGGATGGTTCGTCGACGTCGCGCTCGGCGGCCTGAACTACCAGATCGAGCACCACCTGTTCCCGGCCATGCCGACGGCCAACCTGCGTAAGGTTCAGCCGATCGTTCAGCAGTACTGCGCGGAGATCGGTGTGCCCTACGAGCAGACCGGGCTGATCGAGTCGTACCGTCAGGCCCTGCGTTACCTGCACGAGGTCGGGGCACCGCTGCGAGACGCCCACTGACCGAGGACCGCCGCCGGCACCCGAGCCGAGCCGACCGGCCTCGACACCATCACGAGCGACTTCGGGCGTGACCGCTTCGACCAACCGTCTGATCGGTAAGCGTGGGCAAGTTCCTGTGCCGGTTCGCGCCGGTGCCGGGCGTAAGGTGTAATTATCTATTGACTCAAGCCGCCCTGGTCCTCGGCGTCTGTGCGGGGAAGGGGCGGCCGTGTCGGCACTGACGTGCGGATCGTTCCGTTCCAGCCCAGACGGTGCGGCATCATGACCTCGCCTGCCCGCGGCGATGACCACGGTGCGCTCGTCCGGCGTCTCGTCGAGGCCCAGCCGGCGGATGGGGGTCTGTTACGGCGGATCTGTCTCGCCGCCGTCGGGGCGTTGTCGGCGAGTGGGTCCGGGATCAGCGTGATGACCGCTGACGGGACACGCGGGGTGTGTGCGACGTCGGATCCGGTCAGCGAACGTGTCGAGGAATTGCAGTTCACTCTCGGCGAGGGGCCCTGTATCGATGCCTTCGCCGCTCGCCGTCCGGTTCTCGCGGCGGATCTGTCCGACGGGGGTGGCCGCCGTTGGCCGGTCTATACCCCGGCCGCCCAGGACGCCGGCGTCCAGGCTGTCTTCGCCTTCCCGTTGCAGGTCGGCGCCGCCCGGCTCGGTGTCATGGACGTCTTCCGGGACCGGGTCGGGCCGATGAGCGGCGCGGAACTGCAGTTGGCGTTCACGTTCGCGGAGCTCACCGTGAAGGTCCTGCTGGACCTGCAGCAGGATGAGACCGCCGCTGACGACGGTGCCACGGTTCTGGACGTCGGGCGCCGGGCTGAACTGTTCCAGGCACAGGGGATGGTCATGATGCAGTTGGGGGTATCCATCAGTGAGGCTCTGGTACGGATCCGGGCATATGCCTTCGCCGAAAACCGTCGCCTGGAGGATGTCGCCCACGACATCGTGCAGCGCCGGCTGCGATTTGACGGTTGACACGGATGAGTGGCTGTTGGGTACCGAACTACCGGGAGACAGGGCATGAGCGGCGTTTCGGCTGAGCGACTGGCAAGCATCTTCGTGGAGGTCGCCGACACGTTGGTCGACGAGTTCGACCTCCTCGAGTTTCTGCACATGCTCACCGACCGGGCCCGCAGTCTGGTGAACGCGGCCGCCGCCGGACTGATGCTGGCCGACGAACGCGGACGGCTGGAGTTCATGGCCGGTTCGGACGAGAACGTACGCCTGATCGAATTGTTCCAGCTGCAGAATGATCAGGGCCCCTGCCTGGAGGCGTACCGGACCGGACAGCCGGTCATCAACGTCGACCTGGCGGCGGCGGCAAGCCGCTGGCCTCGCTTCGCGCCCCGGGCCTCGGAGGCGGGCTTCCGATCCGTGCACGCCTTCCCGTTGCGGCTGCGTTCCCAGGTGATCGGTGCTCTCAACATCTTCGGCAGCACCACCGGCGGCGATTTCGGGGCCGCCGATGTGCCGATCATGCAGGCTCTCGCTGACGTGGCGACCATCGGGCTGATGCAGGAACGCGCGATCCGCCGCAGTGAGGCGCTGACCGAACAACTACAGGGGGCGTTGAACAGCCGGATCATCATCGAGCAGGCCAAGGGTGCTCTCGCACAGGTCCACGACGTCAGCGTCGATGAGGCGTTCCGCCGGATCCGCGCCTACGCCCGCAACCACAACCGGCGTCTCACCGAGGTTGCCGCGCTGATCGTCACCGATCTGGCATCACTGCCCGGTCTGGCGCAGCCCTGACCGTCACCGGCGGGGCACTGTCCGGCCGGCGGAGCAGAGTGGCGAACTCCAAGTGTGCGTACCCGGTCCGCGGCCCTTCGCCGCCCGGCACGGGGTCGGCGCAGGTCTCCGCCGCCCGTCGCCGCGCGATCCCGAGAATCCATTTCGCGGCTTCGATGTCCGGCTGAACGTGACAGCCGGCCAGCCACCACACCTCCAGATAGGTGGCCGCGAGTATTTCGTCTCGGCATACACGGTCGGACAGGAGTTCTGCCAGCACGGCGCCGACGACCCCCGACGTCCGCTCGACCAGGACGCGGAACGCGAGCACGCTGCCCTTCGAGACCGCTTCGAGCAACATGGTGTCGCTTGAGTCGCCATTGATGCCGGCGGAAGGTGTTCTTCTGGCCGGGCCGTCTCTGATGTCCGTCATGGTGCTCCATTCAACGGCGAGTGGGAGTGCCGCCGAGGTCTGGAGCGACATGCG is part of the Actinoplanes sp. NBC_00393 genome and harbors:
- a CDS encoding WD40 repeat domain-containing protein; protein product: MTIERDLENGGLRRRVGRGVAVAVIGLLASATYATAAYADPGPALAPHADAARVGVGAGSRSVMPGMAGIIAVRPDGEVFATVGHGKVKLWDMATGRRTGPAFAADTGAIYSVGFSPDGKLLAVAGEREVALWDSATGRRSGPALAGHTGPVRSVGFSPDGELVATAGDDGTVRLWDAATGNAVRTLTGHSGKARSVVFSPDGELLASAGADDNSVRLWQTGTGRPVGEPLTLSPGPVHALSFNPAGTLLATSGGGNAVRLWNPVTGASVGQPLTSSAGPVYALTFSLDGKLLATSSGGDNTVQLWDVATRQPAAGPLTGHTGPVRAMRFSPDGKLLATGSDDGTVRLWDAATGRLDGTPLTGHDGQVWALRFSPDGEHLITAGADDEARLWHLAERDAA
- a CDS encoding DUF5994 family protein, coding for MAPTTLSTPPQTRNDAVRLLMDPHPSRVTVLDGAWWPRSTDVTAELPRLVDALTGLRGRITHVLMSSAEWDLPHSPRVAVGGESVRIGWYLSQPAGLVTVMTDFGNDRFDLFVVPPNATPASADAALAAAAAASDRRRAPDLLTDIEYTR
- a CDS encoding PP2C family protein-serine/threonine phosphatase; translation: MSEPARRPSDDLPAILHRPTQEAIFPALLEDDIDDLYDNAPCGFLSTLLDGTIAKINATLLAWLGHSRDDLVGRRRFADLLASGSRLYYETHVAPLLRMQGKASGIALEVLTADGTRLPVLVTSAVKTGGTGEPVLIRITVFDARERRAYEQELLRARQSADHDRERLRLLVAGLQRSLLPATLAVPPGMATSALYHMASPDEVGGDFYDLFPLGGDRWGFFLGDVRGKGIGAAAVTAAARYTLRAAAVYDPEPAAVLANLNAVLYQDYRSQEHRHCTVIFGVLERDGPGYTASIAAGGHPPALLVRANGATDYQSTDGGALIGILSEPRVATRTIRLEPGDTLILYSDGLTEARTAPHGERFGDDALRDFVQRQGPTEAAAAVRALTGLLADMADVDDDVAVMAFSVSGD
- a CDS encoding PrsW family intramembrane metalloprotease is translated as MTAVSQPVPVDEPDPAITAREAAIERTGSGNLVYLWQPRNACFWVYVFGVAYGLWVLYGQINAAIRLYAPALTASAIIFAVYGMLFWWFTVRIDRYSRQPLRLVIAAFVWGGVAAAWGIALSGNSALLSIYQKLFGQAFQVAWGAGLTAPLFEELGKGAGVLLLVFLAPRVVRTAYDGFILGAFVGLGFEILEDISYGYNSANEQFGSDQLGTSLSTVGMRLLTGFSSHILYSALVGAGIVYLLGTVAQRRRAGFGTMLIVVAMLLHGVWDANAGISGGNGALLLPLLIGEILISLAVVIGLFHYTVRPERAAMRAVMAPEAEQGVITTEELDALSGGWKQRRAYRKAANSRAESRVRRHRLEAAHDLADQIAASAGAETDRVRFARAELVRLESA
- a CDS encoding response regulator transcription factor, which codes for MRVVIAEDLTLLRDGLTRLLEAFDFEVVAAVDNGPALLPTLLQHRPDVAIVDVRLPPTYTDEGLKAAIAARIAIPGLPVLVLSQHVEPLYARELLTDSGRGVGYLLKDRISDVEQFVQAVQQVAAGGTALDPEVVSQLLARREPLKGLTPREHDVLKHIAEGRSNAAIAAQLFITEKVVSKYINNIFSKLGMPPSDDDNRRVLAVLRYLDV
- a CDS encoding sensor histidine kinase, which codes for MSLRDRCRAGLSATGHGVFAIGLGLLNGPVLALWLVALVLSPVPMLGADLLHIATIVVRWRADIERRLGALAGVPIRRPYWPSPDRAELGSRRWVRWIITDPATWRDTAWLLPGAVVGVTLGVIMVAIPAYGLVGVVLLPLWLFLGDVWFGYGVFWPTATLAEAWLAFPQGLILVVVSLGAAPLLRRTDILFARLFLAPTKAAELRLRVAHLTTTRADAIGAQAAELRRIERDLHDGAQARMVAVGMTIGLAERLVLRDPGAALKLLAEARTSNTAALVDLRHLVRGIHPPVLAERGLEGAVQALALHLPVPVEVTSQLPGRLETPIESAVYFAVAEALANIGRHSRAGSAWVHLRHAEGRLFVEVGDDGVGGADATRGTGLHGIERRLGTFDGTMMITSPSAGPTVMTMEVPCALSSPKT
- a CDS encoding fatty acid desaturase family protein, whose translation is MTATTLRRTSPAGSDFAELNRRVNALGLMRRQPAYYILRFALVGLLAAGGWAAFFVIGSSWWTLAVAVVLAVAFAQLGLVAHDLAHRQVFRTKGPSAIAGRIAGNLGIGMSYGWWMEKHTRHHNNPNHDDLDPDVAPEVLIWATESAVGRRGLAAFVTRHQAGLFFPLLTLLSLDLKISSIKALRAGAVKRPVLESGLLVVHAVCYLGALFLVLSPLQALVFLVVHQGLFGVYLGMTFAPNHKGMPHPTGDEDFLRKQVLTSRNVRGGWFVDVALGGLNYQIEHHLFPAMPTANLRKVQPIVQQYCAEIGVPYEQTGLIESYRQALRYLHEVGAPLRDAH
- a CDS encoding GAF and ANTAR domain-containing protein codes for the protein MTSPARGDDHGALVRRLVEAQPADGGLLRRICLAAVGALSASGSGISVMTADGTRGVCATSDPVSERVEELQFTLGEGPCIDAFAARRPVLAADLSDGGGRRWPVYTPAAQDAGVQAVFAFPLQVGAARLGVMDVFRDRVGPMSGAELQLAFTFAELTVKVLLDLQQDETAADDGATVLDVGRRAELFQAQGMVMMQLGVSISEALVRIRAYAFAENRRLEDVAHDIVQRRLRFDG
- a CDS encoding GAF and ANTAR domain-containing protein — encoded protein: MSGVSAERLASIFVEVADTLVDEFDLLEFLHMLTDRARSLVNAAAAGLMLADERGRLEFMAGSDENVRLIELFQLQNDQGPCLEAYRTGQPVINVDLAAAASRWPRFAPRASEAGFRSVHAFPLRLRSQVIGALNIFGSTTGGDFGAADVPIMQALADVATIGLMQERAIRRSEALTEQLQGALNSRIIIEQAKGALAQVHDVSVDEAFRRIRAYARNHNRRLTEVAALIVTDLASLPGLAQP